A window of Paenibacillus sp. genomic DNA:
CGATCGTACGGCCGCCGTTCAAGCCGCCCTGAGCGCTCAAGCGGAAACGAGCGGAGTGTGGAGCGTGAAGGCTGCCGCGCGGAATGCGGAGAGCGCCCGTTGGGATGTGGAGCTGGTTCGTCAAGAAGCCGTCGACCAACCTGTGTCTCTCAAAATCGACGCGAAAAGCGGCGAGATCGTCAAACCCGTGGCGGAGAACGCAGCGTTCCGCGTGTACGCCCCTGCCCCGAGCACGGAGGCGGATTCGGGCTTTATCGTGGAAGGCGAGGCCCGCGTATTCGAGGCGGCGTTCAGCTGGACGCTGGAGGACGGGCATGCGATTTTGGCCGAAGGACATGAGATGGCTTCGGCAGGCGCGCCCGCTTGGGGATCGTTCCGCTTCAAGGTGAACTATGAGCATGCGCAGCAGCCGAACATGATGCTAGTGCTCTTCGTTCACAGCGCCAAGGACGGGAGCGTGGAGCAAGAACTCGTCATTCCGTTGAAGGTGCCGGAGGGCCGAATTAAATACACGACGGAATAAGTACAGCCCTTGCCGCCGCAAGGGCTGATTTCCTCGCCCAGCATCTACCATTTGATTTACGGGCAACATCCGTGCTATATTGTTCTTCCGGCCGCGAGAGCGGCGGCGGCGAGCAAGAGGCCGAGGCGACGGTAAGAAATTACCAGTTGCAATGAGATGTCCGAATATGATATATTCAAATTCCGGTCGCGAAAAGCGCATCGGACAAGCAAAAAGGCAACACAAGCTTGCTCCTTGAAAACTGAACAACGAGCGCATACGCGCTGTGAGCAATCACAGCAAAGTTTTAAAGCTAGCTTGTAATGAGCATAGACGAACTACCCTTTTTGGAGAGTTTGATCCTGGCTCAGGACGAACGCTGG
This region includes:
- a CDS encoding Gmad2 immunoglobulin-like domain-containing protein, which translates into the protein MRKRVALLALLFVLALTSACGGGGGGTAAEPPADNPAAEPEPSEAKALDRGYVVKKEAGRWLVTAYVEQDAGPRIDAFSFEVNGETALQTEDGQSLGEDDIQVGDQIEVWHTGPIQESYPAQAVASKIVVHPDEETAAAEGTIDRTAAVQAALSAQAETSGVWSVKAAARNAESARWDVELVRQEAVDQPVSLKIDAKSGEIVKPVAENAAFRVYAPAPSTEADSGFIVEGEARVFEAAFSWTLEDGHAILAEGHEMASAGAPAWGSFRFKVNYEHAQQPNMMLVLFVHSAKDGSVEQELVIPLKVPEGRIKYTTE